A part of Myxococcus landrumus genomic DNA contains:
- a CDS encoding ankyrin repeat domain-containing protein, with translation MARAQAERKKVDVAKLMKKVDALLDDVPPQLDDAIPLLRQVLEVEPERLMALHSLSWSLDASRRTDPLRWERELKAEHWRLRDQVLSLTKGTKPGGTLSDAQRARTLALSLWAEDVVRGNPTQAQLDAVEAALDEAEALRELPDLSRGRRGLEAWRAVRQGVKGYPSLLDSMAETPARRILDVPDDDAPCFGGLEGAFSDEGFLAWLRKRTPAARPKGKKGKELDAAVLLAAGEDSAPFFGPGFGGFGRVGRVLALRALGANLDVRNDSKQGLLHLAAMVDDAALVKELLSLGLSPAAVDEEKATPLHRAIENDAVACVPVLVNGGAAIEALDENGRTPLFDARVPLSAQALLDAGANPNGGEGWTVLHQLACFMDRGPVIEVLLRAGADASRKDAQGKTPADEALERELSHIASLLGATPNAKPASRRKAKTR, from the coding sequence ATGGCGCGTGCTCAGGCTGAACGGAAGAAGGTGGATGTCGCGAAGCTGATGAAGAAGGTGGACGCGTTGCTCGACGACGTGCCCCCGCAGCTCGACGACGCGATTCCCTTGTTGCGACAGGTGCTGGAGGTGGAGCCGGAGCGGCTCATGGCCCTGCATTCGCTGAGCTGGTCGCTGGATGCCTCCCGGCGCACGGACCCGCTTCGGTGGGAGCGGGAGTTGAAGGCGGAGCACTGGAGGCTTCGCGACCAGGTCCTCTCGTTGACGAAGGGCACGAAGCCCGGCGGCACGCTGAGTGATGCCCAGCGGGCTCGCACCCTGGCGCTGAGCCTGTGGGCCGAGGATGTGGTTCGCGGCAATCCCACCCAAGCCCAGCTCGATGCGGTGGAAGCCGCGCTGGATGAGGCAGAGGCGCTCCGAGAACTCCCGGACCTCTCGCGGGGACGCAGGGGGCTCGAGGCCTGGCGCGCCGTGCGCCAGGGCGTGAAGGGATATCCATCGCTGCTCGACTCGATGGCGGAGACGCCCGCGCGGCGCATCCTCGACGTGCCCGACGATGACGCTCCATGCTTCGGTGGCCTGGAGGGGGCCTTCTCCGACGAGGGATTCCTCGCGTGGCTGCGAAAGCGGACGCCCGCGGCGCGTCCCAAGGGGAAGAAGGGCAAGGAACTCGATGCCGCGGTCCTGCTCGCGGCGGGCGAGGATTCCGCTCCCTTCTTCGGACCCGGGTTCGGTGGATTCGGCCGCGTCGGGCGCGTGCTGGCCTTGCGTGCGCTCGGCGCGAACCTGGACGTCCGGAACGACAGCAAGCAGGGCCTGCTGCATCTGGCGGCCATGGTGGATGACGCGGCGCTGGTGAAGGAATTGCTTTCCCTCGGCCTGTCTCCCGCCGCGGTCGATGAGGAGAAGGCCACGCCCCTGCATCGCGCCATCGAGAATGACGCGGTGGCGTGTGTGCCCGTGCTGGTGAATGGGGGCGCCGCCATCGAGGCGCTGGACGAGAACGGCCGCACGCCGCTCTTCGATGCCCGGGTGCCCCTGTCCGCTCAAGCCCTCCTGGACGCGGGCGCCAACCCCAACGGAGGCGAGGGGTGGACCGTGCTGCATCAACTGGCGTGCTTCATGGACCGAGGGCCCGTCATCGAGGTCCTCCTCCGCGCGGGGGCCGATGCCAGCCGGAAGGACGCCCAAGGCAAGACACCCGCGGATGAGGCGCTGGAGCGAGAGCTCTCGCACATCGCCAGCCTCCTGGGCGCGACACCCAACGCAAAGCCTGCTTCACGCCGCAAGGCCAAGACCCGGTGA
- a CDS encoding carboxypeptidase-like regulatory domain-containing protein: protein MCGLLGGAVMMGAACGAPDASVEPQPVAEQSTSLGPCVPSTSGLTVCGAVLTAVGAPIAGAQVDLRGVRTVTAADGSFSVAAGVPVGAPLTITAPGYMPHVGAVTRNVLGADFVLHPLHRQTFTGGTATVTDPRSGASITLNLAALMGAAGDQPVPPYTVGVRYIDTGFLAMPGSDGAVNLAGQQVFLETRGAIYTEVRDSRGTLLKLRPGTTAQVFIPLTRDMVGTAPTSIALWSMPVGSNQWAQQPSNASRSPNQNQCSSRATVSCNVDDCNRISTSGFRGNTNEIGFINADIEKTNPACLRIDVNAAALPPGTVLPICLELEIPIPSGGSQTRNICVGAGTDILYNLPFNTNLTVRQAAGMGCPPPPSTSVTVNTGAPWGGTGVPASPGQCNGVLTLPPLP from the coding sequence ATGTGCGGTCTGTTGGGTGGCGCCGTGATGATGGGGGCCGCCTGTGGCGCGCCTGACGCGAGCGTCGAGCCTCAACCCGTCGCGGAGCAGTCGACCTCGCTCGGCCCCTGTGTGCCGTCCACGAGCGGGCTGACGGTTTGTGGCGCGGTGCTCACCGCCGTGGGAGCTCCCATCGCGGGCGCCCAGGTGGACCTGCGCGGCGTACGCACGGTGACGGCCGCGGATGGCTCGTTCTCGGTCGCGGCGGGAGTGCCCGTGGGGGCCCCGCTGACCATCACCGCGCCGGGGTACATGCCCCACGTGGGCGCCGTGACGCGCAACGTGCTGGGGGCGGACTTCGTGCTCCATCCGCTCCATCGGCAGACCTTCACGGGAGGGACCGCGACGGTGACGGACCCTCGCAGCGGAGCGTCCATCACGTTGAACCTGGCGGCGCTCATGGGCGCCGCGGGAGACCAGCCCGTTCCTCCGTACACGGTGGGCGTGCGCTACATCGACACGGGCTTCCTGGCGATGCCCGGCTCGGACGGCGCGGTGAACCTGGCGGGCCAGCAGGTCTTCCTGGAGACGCGTGGCGCCATCTACACGGAGGTGCGTGACTCCCGAGGGACGCTGCTCAAGCTGCGCCCTGGCACGACGGCCCAGGTCTTCATCCCGTTGACCCGGGACATGGTCGGCACGGCGCCGACGAGCATCGCGCTGTGGTCCATGCCGGTGGGCAGCAACCAGTGGGCGCAGCAGCCGTCCAACGCCTCCCGCTCGCCGAACCAGAACCAGTGCTCGAGCCGCGCGACGGTGTCGTGCAACGTGGATGACTGCAACCGCATCTCGACCAGCGGCTTCCGGGGCAACACCAACGAGATTGGCTTCATCAACGCGGACATCGAGAAGACCAACCCCGCATGTCTGCGCATCGATGTGAATGCCGCCGCGCTGCCGCCCGGCACGGTGCTCCCCATCTGCCTGGAGCTGGAGATTCCCATCCCGTCCGGTGGCTCCCAGACGCGCAACATCTGCGTGGGCGCGGGGACGGACATCCTCTACAACCTGCCCTTCAACACCAACCTCACCGTCCGCCAGGCCGCGGGCATGGGTTGCCCGCCTCCGCCGAGCACCAGCGTGACGGTGAACACGGGGGCGCCGTGGGGCGGCACTGGCGTCCCGGCCAGCCCGGGCCAGTGCAATGGCGTGCTGACGCTGCCGCCGCTGCCGTGA
- a CDS encoding mannosyltransferase family protein, with amino-acid sequence MSTEVLVSEETRPSFTWKSRLRVLAAELSFPVGLFFFSRLALFLLARVSLLFDPRLHRAPFKQEGLAGLDAFCKWDCGWYAEIARQGYERPEATNFFPFLPLTAKFVSDVTGVGIPVSLVLVANVGGLLSLLVLYRLFRLLEGEEVARVSLLLFTAYPFVYFQSAGYPESWMVFFTALAVLLGLRGHPWWAAVALGFGGLARHLSLVAGLGLLFQQLRSRGGGVRAWFHRDLLALALPLVMTSLYFVFLWRKFGDPQVWWKVRGSGWAGAWDGLWSWWSGKWGPEVSLFVVASFIPGVGALLLARHRRWWTLAAFAIPLMLVLWSVGLVGLGRYSASVWPAFLPLGAWLSRHPALRGPVVLGMALFQGMLVFLFVHAYPIN; translated from the coding sequence ATGTCCACCGAAGTCCTGGTCTCGGAAGAGACTCGGCCCTCATTCACCTGGAAGTCCCGCCTGCGCGTGCTGGCCGCGGAGCTGTCCTTTCCGGTGGGGCTCTTCTTCTTCAGCCGGTTGGCGCTGTTCCTGCTCGCGCGGGTCTCTCTGTTGTTCGACCCCCGGCTGCATCGCGCGCCGTTCAAGCAGGAGGGGCTCGCGGGGCTGGATGCGTTCTGCAAGTGGGATTGTGGCTGGTACGCGGAGATTGCCCGACAGGGCTACGAGCGCCCCGAGGCCACCAACTTCTTTCCGTTCCTGCCGCTGACGGCGAAGTTCGTGAGTGACGTCACGGGCGTGGGCATCCCGGTGTCGCTGGTGCTCGTGGCGAACGTGGGCGGGCTGCTGTCGCTCCTCGTGCTGTATCGGCTGTTCCGCCTGTTGGAAGGGGAGGAGGTGGCGCGAGTGTCCCTCCTGCTCTTCACGGCCTATCCCTTCGTGTACTTCCAGTCCGCGGGCTACCCCGAGTCGTGGATGGTGTTCTTCACGGCGCTCGCGGTGCTGCTGGGCCTGAGGGGCCATCCCTGGTGGGCGGCGGTGGCCTTGGGGTTTGGAGGGCTGGCGCGCCACCTGTCGCTCGTGGCGGGGCTGGGCTTGCTCTTCCAGCAGCTCCGCTCGCGAGGGGGTGGGGTGAGGGCGTGGTTTCACCGGGACCTGCTCGCCCTGGCGCTGCCCCTGGTGATGACCTCGCTCTACTTCGTCTTCCTGTGGCGGAAGTTCGGAGACCCGCAGGTCTGGTGGAAGGTGCGTGGCAGTGGATGGGCGGGGGCCTGGGACGGATTGTGGAGCTGGTGGAGTGGAAAGTGGGGGCCGGAGGTGAGCCTCTTCGTGGTCGCGTCCTTCATCCCGGGAGTGGGAGCGCTGCTGCTGGCGAGGCATCGCCGCTGGTGGACGCTGGCGGCCTTCGCCATTCCGTTGATGCTCGTGTTGTGGAGCGTGGGGCTGGTGGGGCTTGGGCGTTACAGCGCGTCCGTGTGGCCGGCGTTCCTTCCATTGGGGGCCTGGCTCAGCCGTCACCCCGCGCTGCGAGGCCCCGTGGTGCTGGGCATGGCTCTCTTCCAGGGCATGCTCGTCTTCCTCTTCGTCCACGCGTACCCCATCAACTAG
- a CDS encoding methylated-DNA--[protein]-cysteine S-methyltransferase encodes MQSNVFYRHIESPVGVLLIAGNDAGLRLIEFSAPRHPMRRGEDWHEGDHAVLRDTQKQLDEYFAGKRRGFDLPLAPQGTQFQCQVWWELANIPFGGTISYAELAVRVGKPTATRAVGAANGRNPIPIVLPCHRVIGANGSLTGFGGGLPTKRFLLRLEGAMPRELDLFAS; translated from the coding sequence ATGCAAAGCAACGTGTTCTATCGCCACATCGAAAGCCCGGTCGGGGTGTTGCTGATTGCCGGCAATGACGCGGGCCTGCGGCTGATCGAGTTCTCTGCACCGCGCCACCCGATGCGCCGTGGCGAGGATTGGCATGAGGGCGACCACGCGGTGCTGCGGGACACCCAGAAGCAACTGGACGAATACTTTGCGGGCAAGCGCCGGGGCTTCGATCTGCCTCTGGCGCCGCAGGGGACGCAGTTCCAGTGCCAGGTGTGGTGGGAGCTCGCCAACATTCCGTTTGGCGGCACGATCAGTTACGCCGAGCTCGCGGTGCGCGTGGGCAAACCCACGGCGACGCGCGCTGTGGGCGCGGCGAATGGGCGCAATCCGATTCCCATCGTGCTGCCCTGTCACCGAGTGATTGGCGCAAACGGCAGCCTCACCGGTTTCGGCGGTGGCTTGCCGACCAAGCGGTTCCTGCTGCGGCTGGAAGGAGCGATGCCGCGCGAACTGGATCTGTTCGCGTCATAG
- a CDS encoding phosphotransferase enzyme family protein, whose amino-acid sequence MHPELVRRFHEPIRDEAARRYGLSPEQLTELAAFENFVYEAENDDGDGIILRISHSTRRTIDYTLGEVEFVRYLAAARIPIASPILSDSGQFVERIEDREPGSYFVATAFERAPGIVFDDAPPLKERYWKAPLFRDMGRLFARLHNRAETYAPSSPKLKRQEWHEYDVVDIDRFAPPEEKLVRERTAAIIARLNRLPRTPESYGLIHADLHMHNFCFAEGKITAFDFDNCEYAWFVKDIAVLLFYIARGEAREARDEAVATFLGPFLEGYRELRRMDREWLAAVPDLLALQRSMNYALFHQYRDPAVLDESTLDRWGRFRRDIEADTPVLQIDFSAY is encoded by the coding sequence ATGCATCCAGAGCTCGTCCGCCGCTTCCATGAACCGATTCGCGATGAGGCTGCGCGCCGGTATGGCCTGTCGCCCGAACAGCTCACCGAGCTCGCGGCCTTCGAGAACTTCGTCTACGAGGCGGAGAACGACGACGGCGACGGCATCATCTTGCGCATCTCGCACAGTACGCGGCGAACCATCGACTACACGCTGGGGGAGGTCGAGTTCGTTCGCTATCTGGCCGCCGCGCGCATTCCCATCGCCTCGCCGATCCTCTCCGATTCGGGGCAGTTCGTGGAGCGGATCGAAGACCGCGAGCCCGGCAGCTACTTCGTCGCCACCGCGTTCGAGCGCGCGCCGGGCATCGTCTTCGACGACGCGCCTCCGCTCAAGGAGCGCTACTGGAAGGCCCCCCTGTTCCGCGACATGGGCCGCCTGTTCGCGCGGCTCCACAACCGAGCCGAGACCTACGCGCCTTCGAGCCCCAAGCTCAAACGCCAGGAATGGCATGAGTACGACGTGGTCGACATCGACCGGTTCGCGCCCCCCGAGGAGAAGCTCGTTCGCGAGCGCACCGCGGCGATCATCGCGCGATTGAACCGGCTCCCGCGAACACCGGAGAGCTACGGGCTCATCCACGCCGATCTCCACATGCACAACTTCTGCTTCGCCGAAGGGAAAATCACCGCGTTCGACTTCGACAACTGCGAGTACGCGTGGTTCGTCAAGGACATCGCGGTCCTCCTCTTCTACATCGCGCGAGGCGAGGCTCGAGAGGCGCGCGACGAAGCGGTCGCCACGTTCCTGGGGCCGTTCCTCGAAGGGTATCGGGAGCTCCGGCGAATGGATCGCGAGTGGCTCGCGGCCGTGCCGGACCTGCTCGCGCTCCAGCGCTCGATGAACTACGCGCTGTTCCACCAGTATCGCGACCCGGCTGTGCTCGACGAGAGCACGCTCGACCGGTGGGGGCGGTTCCGGCGCGACATCGAAGCGGACACACCCGTCCTGCAGATTGATTTCAGCGCCTATTGA
- a CDS encoding TolC family protein, whose protein sequence is MRLRIAFALLATFCSGCELVHPVVVKPPLAPSRYSTAVDLRTDPSQPPSAPGGEVPGPQPSNEGATAQPAERVTQEAVWWSAFADPALDTAIQECFRNNLILRDVRGLIYENQRDPTVPQGWWYPLQVGIINPAGLRHINANVPPTPATQIEYSIATADFGVAYQVDLFGNLAAQRSAGLNFAEQQRQLTEGRVQDLALRITQIWFDILEARALRDLTLRQIDYNKELLRLIRARFEQHLTPRLAVLQQEQLLVNLESQVPLISTRNALLNSELKALLGRVPSPADDIVPLERQLPDLPPPPELGTPGDLNVNTPEMRLAELRVAEVEHRINANRASWLPTLQLVGSVGAAKIGLSEPILRQSVVGLNLTWALFDGRRFTEHLQLPMQLARRHTQYQLALNTAIGRVQDAVVQEENEATSLRSLRAQVQLGRQLLDEARRLFEQGHSDYLTVLSAMTNLVGLERASLQAHRLLLNHRVGVYRSLGGTWSRDVTLKRE, encoded by the coding sequence ATGAGACTTCGAATCGCGTTCGCCCTCCTCGCGACGTTCTGCTCCGGTTGCGAACTGGTCCATCCCGTCGTCGTCAAACCGCCTCTGGCGCCGAGCCGCTATTCGACCGCCGTCGATCTGCGCACCGATCCATCCCAACCGCCCAGCGCACCCGGGGGCGAGGTTCCAGGCCCGCAGCCGTCAAACGAGGGCGCGACCGCGCAGCCCGCCGAGCGTGTCACCCAGGAGGCGGTCTGGTGGTCTGCGTTCGCCGATCCGGCGCTCGACACGGCCATCCAGGAGTGCTTCCGCAACAACTTGATCCTGCGCGACGTGCGGGGGCTCATCTACGAGAACCAGCGCGACCCCACCGTGCCGCAAGGTTGGTGGTACCCGCTCCAGGTCGGCATCATCAATCCGGCGGGGCTGAGGCACATCAACGCCAACGTTCCGCCCACGCCGGCAACCCAGATTGAGTACAGCATCGCCACCGCCGATTTCGGCGTGGCCTACCAGGTCGACCTGTTCGGAAACCTCGCGGCGCAGCGGAGCGCGGGATTGAACTTCGCCGAGCAGCAGCGGCAGCTCACCGAGGGCCGCGTCCAGGACCTCGCGCTGCGCATCACCCAGATCTGGTTCGACATCCTCGAGGCCCGTGCGCTCCGGGACCTCACCCTCCGGCAGATCGACTACAACAAGGAGCTGCTCCGGCTGATTCGAGCGCGGTTCGAGCAGCACCTCACGCCCCGGCTCGCGGTGCTGCAGCAGGAGCAGCTGCTGGTGAACCTCGAATCGCAGGTGCCGCTGATCTCCACCCGGAACGCGCTCCTGAATTCGGAGCTGAAGGCGCTGCTGGGCCGAGTCCCCAGCCCCGCGGACGACATCGTTCCACTCGAGCGACAGCTTCCCGATCTCCCACCCCCGCCAGAACTCGGAACGCCGGGCGACCTGAACGTGAACACGCCCGAGATGCGGCTCGCGGAGTTGCGCGTCGCCGAGGTCGAGCACCGCATCAACGCGAACCGGGCGAGCTGGCTTCCGACGCTCCAACTGGTGGGCAGCGTGGGCGCCGCGAAGATCGGCCTCTCGGAGCCGATCCTCCGCCAGTCCGTCGTCGGGCTGAACCTGACCTGGGCCCTGTTCGATGGCAGGCGGTTCACCGAACACTTGCAACTGCCGATGCAGCTCGCGCGTCGCCACACCCAATACCAGCTCGCGCTGAACACCGCGATCGGACGGGTGCAGGATGCCGTGGTCCAGGAAGAGAACGAGGCGACGAGCCTGCGCAGCCTGCGTGCGCAAGTCCAGCTCGGGCGGCAGCTCCTGGACGAGGCGAGGCGGCTCTTCGAGCAGGGGCACTCGGACTATCTGACGGTGCTCAGCGCCATGACGAATCTGGTCGGGCTCGAGCGCGCGAGTCTGCAAGCGCATCGGCTGCTGCTCAACCATCGCGTCGGAGTCTATCGCTCGCTCGGCGGCACCTGGTCGCGCGACGTCACCTTGAAGCGGGAGTGA
- a CDS encoding ATP-binding cassette domain-containing protein codes for MTRSPSDLLWPVEQLPDALEQLAQKQGYGRAAGEIAPPAAAVEPSRVWMFALGDRLGVELEPITPLYHELPAVLERAAPCILQVRRDGVPSYLVLLGTRRGKLRLLTRDATVVSVQPKLALALLREEQEATVAEVDQLLGGVEMSPRARERARSRMLLQRLGQAQLRTGWIMRPRRTASRRTLLGDIPSLAAGILVSHTLLSLVLAGSFWLLGRAALQAHLETGWFLGWIAVIACAIPLRMLEVWWQGVFSIRLGTLLKQQLLAGTLKLTPDEVRLDGIGRHFGRVAEAEVVEQLAVGGALLAVLSLVDLLLAGVILVLGAGGWLQATVLILWIGVAFVLARRHYGVQRTWSSARVEITHDLLERMLGHRTRLAQLPLERWHDGEDVRLSAYSELSKVMDRRTMHLTALLRDGWLVLALLTLLPAFSTGTANASALAVSVGGVLLALRAFDEVAVFFQQVSQAAVSFEQIRDLLLAVGRPELESKVPLEMEGGKLTDAAGETLIEARGVTFRHDARTRPVLENCSFQIAQGDRILLEGPSGGGKSTLVSLLTGMRTPQGGVMLLHALDRATFGSSGWRKRITAAPQFHENHVLSGSFAYNLLLGREWPTSPELRAKAAALCKELGLDELVAKMPAGLEEMIGETGWQLSHGEKSRLYIARTLLQGVELVILDESFASLDPETMRVAQRCVLNHAKALVVVSHP; via the coding sequence ATGACGCGCTCGCCCTCCGACCTGTTGTGGCCGGTCGAACAACTGCCTGACGCGCTGGAGCAGCTGGCGCAGAAGCAAGGCTATGGCAGGGCCGCGGGAGAGATCGCTCCGCCAGCGGCGGCCGTCGAGCCGAGCCGGGTCTGGATGTTCGCGCTCGGAGATCGACTCGGCGTGGAGCTCGAGCCCATCACCCCGCTCTACCACGAGCTGCCCGCTGTCCTCGAACGCGCCGCGCCCTGCATCCTCCAGGTCCGGCGAGACGGCGTCCCCTCCTATCTGGTGCTGCTGGGTACGCGGCGCGGGAAGCTGCGCCTGCTCACGCGCGACGCCACGGTGGTTTCGGTCCAGCCGAAGCTCGCGCTCGCGCTCCTGCGCGAAGAGCAGGAAGCCACTGTCGCAGAGGTGGACCAGCTGCTCGGCGGCGTGGAGATGTCGCCCCGTGCGCGCGAGCGCGCCCGCTCCCGGATGCTGCTGCAGCGGCTTGGCCAGGCGCAGCTGCGCACCGGCTGGATCATGCGCCCCCGCCGCACCGCGAGCCGGCGGACGCTGCTCGGCGACATCCCGTCGCTCGCCGCCGGCATCCTCGTGAGCCACACGCTCCTCTCATTGGTGCTGGCGGGCTCGTTCTGGCTGCTCGGTCGCGCCGCGCTCCAGGCCCACCTCGAGACCGGCTGGTTCCTGGGGTGGATCGCCGTGATTGCCTGCGCGATCCCGCTGCGCATGCTGGAGGTGTGGTGGCAGGGCGTGTTCTCGATCCGCCTCGGAACGCTGCTGAAGCAGCAGTTGCTCGCGGGAACCCTCAAGCTGACTCCCGACGAGGTGCGGCTCGACGGCATCGGCCGCCATTTCGGCCGCGTCGCCGAGGCCGAGGTCGTCGAGCAGCTCGCGGTCGGCGGCGCCCTGCTCGCGGTGTTGTCGCTCGTCGACTTGCTCCTGGCGGGCGTCATCCTCGTGCTCGGGGCGGGCGGGTGGCTCCAGGCGACGGTGCTCATCCTGTGGATCGGGGTCGCGTTCGTCCTCGCGCGCCGCCACTACGGCGTCCAGCGGACGTGGTCGAGCGCCCGCGTCGAGATCACCCACGACCTGCTCGAGCGCATGCTCGGCCATCGAACGCGGCTGGCGCAGCTCCCGCTCGAGCGCTGGCATGATGGCGAAGACGTCCGCCTGAGCGCCTACTCCGAGCTCTCGAAGGTCATGGATCGCCGGACCATGCATCTGACCGCGCTCCTGCGCGACGGCTGGTTGGTGCTCGCGCTGCTGACCTTGCTGCCGGCGTTCAGCACCGGTACGGCCAATGCCAGCGCGCTGGCGGTGTCCGTGGGCGGCGTCTTGCTCGCGCTGCGAGCCTTCGACGAGGTCGCCGTCTTCTTCCAGCAGGTCTCCCAGGCCGCGGTGTCGTTCGAGCAGATCCGCGACTTGTTGCTCGCGGTGGGTCGCCCCGAGCTCGAATCGAAAGTCCCTCTCGAAATGGAGGGAGGAAAGCTCACCGACGCCGCCGGCGAAACCCTCATCGAGGCGCGAGGTGTGACCTTCCGGCACGACGCGCGCACCCGGCCGGTGCTCGAGAACTGCTCGTTCCAGATCGCGCAGGGCGACCGCATCCTGCTGGAAGGCCCATCGGGCGGTGGCAAGTCGACGCTGGTCTCGCTGCTCACGGGCATGAGGACTCCGCAAGGCGGGGTGATGCTGCTGCACGCGTTGGACCGCGCGACGTTCGGCTCCTCGGGCTGGCGCAAGCGCATCACCGCCGCACCGCAGTTCCATGAGAACCACGTCCTGTCCGGCAGCTTCGCGTACAACCTCCTGCTCGGACGCGAGTGGCCGACCTCGCCCGAGCTGCGGGCCAAGGCCGCCGCGCTGTGCAAGGAGCTCGGGCTGGACGAGCTTGTCGCCAAGATGCCCGCCGGCCTCGAGGAGATGATTGGCGAGACCGGCTGGCAACTCTCGCACGGCGAGAAGAGCCGGCTCTACATCGCGCGCACGCTGCTGCAGGGGGTCGAACTGGTCATCCTCGATGAGAGCTTCGCCTCCCTCGACCCCGAGACCATGCGGGTCGCGCAGCGCTGCGTCCTCAACCACGCCAAGGCCCTCGTGGTCGTCAGCCATCCATGA